TAGTTAGACAACATGAACATAAAATAACATGGACGTATATGgttataataatttttctagGGAATATATGGGTTTAACTAACATTTCTTCGAGCTCTTTCTAATGATGCCACATAAGAAAATTGGTGTATTAAAAAGTTTACACCTTAAcgaatttattttgtaattaatgcACAATTGAGGTTACATTTTCTTAAAAgatattcaaataatatatagaaaatattaacaGTTTCTTTTTACCATTGTATAATCTCCATCTTTGATAAACAATTTTACAGAATGTAACACTTTGATCGATAGTCATTATATACGAGATCTTCGATAAACATGTTGAATAGGTCTTTTTGTGACACTCTAGAAGTTTATGTTAAGCTTGTATCCTATAATCTGAAAAATGTTATATTGTCTAAAAATTGAACTATGatgtaaacattttttaaatctggACCACTATACTATGATCCTTCTATAAATATTTACGATTAGCTGAAGAGTTCTCGTTGTAATATTTGATGAAGACCATTAAACTACTCATTTTTCAGCTATACATTCTAGTTGTTTTTCTTTCCATAATCTTTTGAAATTATGAAACACGTACAGaaaaagttaataaaacatCCATAAACGTAGCTAACAGATGTTATAAGTAattctttataataaaaaaaaaggaaaaagatacTGGTTCAAATCACCAGTGTTTAAGAAAGTGGTAAATCGTACTCAATGCCTAGCAGCAGCTAAAACACTTCATCAGAAATGTAAAGAGTCtaaaagtttagaaaaataGTCATCTCGATTTTTGAAAAGCTTGACGACGCCTATGTcacacaaatcatatatgtatatatataattttaaaaattaaacacattactACGGTTTGGAGatgaacatttttttggtaaGTAAACAAATGCCATGGTCGACTGTAATctttaaacaatataaattgaGGTCTTAAACACACATGTACAATCTTCTTCTGCAACAACAGTACCTCAACGCCCTAATCGGTCTCTACCGGATTAGGAGCGTCAAGTCTTCACTTTAAGACCAGGCCCCTGATCCTCTTACAGCTCCAATAACGATGAAAATCGTGGCAATAACAGCCTGTTGGTCAGAATTAACTTAGTGTCTTCAtcagaaaaataagaaaatatgtaTTGCCATgtgagatatatatattatggacTTACTCCAATTGCACAAGCTATGTATCCTGGTTTCTCACGCGGGTTTCTAGAGAATAGGAAAAGGAAAAAGCCGATGTACCAGGGGATGGCACCGAAGAAGAAACCAAGGATGAATCttcaagaaacaaaaaccaaaaaaacaaatgtgGGTTTGTGTTTTGCTCAAAGCTTGACAAGAATGTAAATGATCAGAAGATAAGGTAAAAAGATGAATTAGACTTACAATAACCAACCAATGCCTATTCCACAACACGGAAGACGATCGTGCTCTGTTACTCCATTAACAGCATAACCTAGAGAAACCATAAGGATCATTAGAACAAAATGACACAACCCTTTTTGAGAAAATAAGATTTAATGTGTACTACTATTCCATATGAACCCACAATCTTAAAACATTCAAAGCAAAAATCATTTGTCAGTTAAAAAACGTAAACGCTAAACCAAAACAGAACCTTCCATTGCGTTTAACATTTTCTATATCAAAAACCTTTAAATCTTTCTTACTTTTGAGGCTCAATTTGTCTCTTCATTCTCAAGCGATCTAGCATCTTGATTTTTCTCAAAAGTAGACACACGGTAAAAAAGAGAGTAGTAAATAGGTAAAAATTCTCTTTTAGTTACTGGATCAGGTTCGAATACAATACTTATATACTACAAAGGATCTCACAAAATTCTATAAAGAGTTAGATTCTAATCCAATGCGAATTTTGGCGGCTTTAGTGGAAGTAAAATATCAAAGATCCAAACAAATTAATCACCAAAAGGATATTCGATGGAATatatcaagaaaagaaaagaaaataaacaaacacaaaaagaagaagaaaccaacaGCTGATCTGATCATTTCAACATGTTGTCCattgaaaacatgaaaaagaAAGTTACCGGAGACGTAGGGCTGAGCTGGCTGTGGATAACCGGGGGGAGGTGGCTGCTGCTGAGGAGGTGGATAGTTGGAGACACCTTGAAACGGCGGAGGatgaggaggctgctgctggtGTTGATAATCAGTCGCAACTGATCTGTTTTTCTCGTCTTCTACTACGCCGCCGCTGGTCATCTCTCTTTTCGGatcaataaacaaaaacaatcttCCTCTGATTATGGTGAAAACAAGATTTCAGTTTTGTAAGGTTATTATGTATTTGAGGTATGCGCGTGCCACGTGGCTGTTTCCGTGGTTGGTCTGATTTCTCTATAATTTGAACTAACGTAACCCGAGGGGAAGACTTGCTTCGCTGTATACACCTTTTTACTTTACAAAAATAACACCGACGGAAATAAAGCAAAGAAACCATCATTAATCACGTTTAAGCATCATTTTTTCTCAGATCCATTTCAAACTATAGTCTAGAAATTAATACtccatttgttttattttgaatgtcgtttaaattttgtgtacacaaattaaataaacaattaattatgtatattttctatataaaaacgCGATTACCTATATACtggtgttttgaaacccgatccAGACCCGCAGTTGAACCGGTAAACTCGGTGACCCAGAAAAAATCCGGTTTGGGTTTGGTGAAAAACacaatatttagaaacccgcaaaACCCGTGAAAATTCAGTAAAACCCGAAACGcgataccggttgaaccaccggttgaaccaataaataacttttacttcttttttttgtttttaattatgctttgagattatgttttatattctaagtttataattaagaagttaggtgcttacaaaaaaaacaagttaggtttttttttttagttttatatttgtgatttttgaattttgatgaagatttcactaTGCCACCAGAAGAAAATTAAGTGAACAATGTtagagagaaccaaaattagttgatgtgatttgttgttagtttatttttgttattgacaatttattacaatgatcttttgcttttggtttattttggattttgaagtttaattttttatttacattagacatttaaatatttatgaattttatgtattgttttttttagatgtcataactcttacCCTGTTAcagaaaaattttaaatagtctaagctatttttgatattttgtatatcaaatgaaaataaaaatataaaaactaaagttaagtattttctaaaaaaatttaaacataaaatatatacatatctaaactattattttatgttttaaaaaaacatttagaaaatattaaactttagtttctatatttttatttacatagctaatatattattatataataaaattaattaatttatcaatCCGCAGTTCACCCGGTCGACCTAGTGACCAAGctgaaggaccctaagatcggctcaCTCGACTGGATCTggtttggatatgaactccagATGGAGAACTGAATGGATTGAAGGGTCACACGAAGGTTGCGGAAGGCCTCCGATATTCCCGACTTcagttggtgcttgatatgactcacaagtccaccaaaagaagaatctcgaaccgttgcttgatatgactcacaagaccaacgagTTTGAGAGATGTTTgcttggatatgactcaccaagaaacaaaacaagttctaaacaaagaacaaagagttcaactcaaaagctttagaaaaaAATCGATTATCTTATTCAATAGAAGGGATTAcatacttatagagttttgtagtcaaagacaTTAAATAGAAATGTagaaaaacaagacatagaaaatataaatttgactaGATCTGTTCAAGGCACGAAAAATAGGAAGACTAGTCAAAGTGACCGTTCGGCTCCTGTCCATATGCATCCGAGCTGGCTGTGTCCAAGGCGGAAAGGATCAGCACATGGGCGGGACGATCAGCAAGGGCCGTGGGACGTTCTGCTAAGGCCGCGGGACGTTCTGATCGGACAAGTTGCGTTCCAACATAGCCCAAGTCTTCTGATAGCTTAAAGATCCTTGCCTTAGAGAAATATCCAAAGGAAAAGTCCATGATCGGATCGAACAAGGAAGAGAGATCATCAGCACAGTCGCCGGTACATGCAGTATGAGCCAAACGGGCCAAAagagagaagccatggtctgaATCGGAATTGGCTCGACCTAAGTTGATTTTGGCTTGACCATCAGCCTTAGCTTGTCAAGTTGGCCGGGAAAGACGAGCTTCAGTTCGGTCAGTTCGGTCAGTTCGATCATCTGGTCGTGGATCTGGGCGAAGCTCTAATCCGGACGTTTGCGGGTCAAGCCGCTACATGGCCCGATCGGTCTGTCTGGTCTGATCAGAAGGATGAACCTCAACTGGGACGTCTGGAATGTCTGATCTTCATGCTGGTCGGACTGGTCCatggactggggcacatcattccctccttctttaaaaggatttgtccacaaATCTGGATCATCtacaagaaaaagagaaagattaGACACATTAAAGCTTGAAGAaatatcatacttaccttgtAAGTCAAGCTGAtaagcattgtcattgatctttCTAAGGATCTGGAATGGACCATCGACCCGAGGCATGAGTTTAGACTTTCTTTCCTCCGTAAACCGTTCTTTCCTTAAGTGaacccaaacaagatcaccCTCTCTAAAGATCACCTCCTTTCTATTCTTGTTAGCATATCTTTTGTATCCTTCGGTTTTGGCTTCAATGTTGGCACGAACCTGCTCATGTAACTTCTTGATAGTGTCTGTTTTATTCTTGCCAtctgtactaactctttcactcaaaggcaaaggcaaaagatcaagtggagataaAGGATTAAAGCCATAAACGACTTCAAAAGGTGAAAACTTAGTAGCAGAATGCATATCATGattataagcaaactccacaTGAGACAAACATTCTtcccaaagtttaaggtttttCTTAACCAATGATCTAATCAATGCGGACAAAGTTCTATTCGCTGCTTCAGTTTGGccatcagtttgtgggtgaCAAGTCGTAGAAAACATTAATCTTGTTCCTAATTTAGACCACAAAGTTTTCCAGAAaaggaacttagcatcacgatcagagacaatggttttaggcattccatgcaatcgAACAATTTTCCTAAAGAACAAATCAGCAACTTGCACAGCATCATTAGTCTTATGACATggaatgaaatgagccattttTGAAAATCTATCAACAATCACAAAGATGGAGTCTCAGCCAGATTTATTCCTAGGCAAACCAAGAACAAAATCCATAAAAATATCtacccaaggatgagaaggaatgGGTAGAGCCGAATACAAACCGTGATTGGACGCCTTAGTTTTGGATTTCTTGCAGACCACACATCGGCCACAAATCCTTTCAACGTCCTTCATCAAGCTcggccagtagaagtgatcATAAACCGTCTTGTATGTCTTCTTGACTCCAAAATGTCCCATAAGacctcctccatgagattccctaagaaacaactccctcaaagaacattggggcacacacaaacgGTTATCAAAGAACAAAAATCCAGAATTTTGAAAGTACTTTCCGTAAGCCACTTTGGAACACTTTTGAAATATTTCTTTGAAATCCGGATCAGCCCCATACAAGTCTTTGATAAGTTCAAAAGCCAAGCAGTTTTGTTTCAAGGGCTGAAAGAAGAGTGTACCTTCGGGACAAGGCATCAGCCACTACATTTTCCTTACCTTGCTTGTACTTGAtaacataaggaaatgtctcaatgaactccaccCAACGTGTGTGTCTCTTGTTCAGATTCTGTTGACCCTTAAGATGTTTCAAGGACAGATGGTCCGTGTGGATAacaaactccttaggccaaagatagtgTTGCCACGTTTGGAGAGTTCTCACCAAAGCATATAGCTCCTGGTCGTAGGTGGGGTAATCGAGTGtggcgcctccaagcttctcactgaagtaagcaatgGGTTTCCTATCCTGCATCAagacagcaccaattccaactccggaagcatcacattcaatctcaAAGGTTTTAGTAAAGTCAGGAAGTACAAGTAAAGGTGCATGAGTCAACTTCCATTTTAGCATATGAAAAGCTTCTTCTTGGGCTTGTTCC
This region of Brassica napus cultivar Da-Ae chromosome C5, Da-Ae, whole genome shotgun sequence genomic DNA includes:
- the LOC106381861 gene encoding 60S ribosomal protein L18a-like protein, with translation MTSGGVVEDEKNRSVATDYQHQQQPPHPPPFQGVSNYPPPQQQPPPPGYPQPAQPYVSGYAVNGVTEHDRLPCCGIGIGWLLFILGFFFGAIPWYIGFFLFLFSRNPREKPGYIACAIGAVIATIFIVIGAVRGSGAWS